In Cuculus canorus isolate bCucCan1 chromosome 27, bCucCan1.pri, whole genome shotgun sequence, the following proteins share a genomic window:
- the CRLF1 gene encoding cytokine receptor-like factor 1 isoform X1, whose amino-acid sequence MPPLPLLLLLLCPRPPRAGATAYPAVISPQDPTLLIGSSLVATCTVSPDFHLKAEDLYWTLNGRRLPAALSTPLGPTTLSVALTHLNGSKQQSGDNLVCHSRDGGILAGSCLYVGLPPEKPVNISCWSKNMKDLTCTWAPGTEGETFLHTNYTLKYKLRWYGRDNTCQEYHTAGPYSCHIPKDLALFTPYEIWVEASNRLGVAVSDVVMLDILDVVTTDPPLDVHVSRVGDLEDQLSVRWSSPPALKDFLFQAKYQIQYRVEDSSEWKVVDDVGNQTSCRLAGLRPGTVYFVQVRCNPFGIYGSKKAGIWSDWSNPTAASTPRSERAAGGCDPKGGEQNTTLRRELKQFFGWVKKHAYGCSNLGIKLYDQWRVWLQKSHKARNQVLPGDKL is encoded by the exons ATGCCGCCCctcccgctgctgctgctgctgctctgcccgCGCCCCCCCCGCGCCGGAGCCACCGCCT ACCCCGCCGTGATTTCCCCCCAGGACCCGACGCTGCTGATCGGCTCCTCGCTGGTCGCCACGTGCACGGTCAGCCCCGACTTTCACCTGAAAGCCGAGGACCTGTACTGGACGCTGAACGGCCGGCGCCTGCCCGCCGCCCTCTCCACGCCGTTGGGTCCCACCACGCTCAGCGTTGCCCTCACCCACCTCAACGGCTCCAAGCAGCAGTCGGGGGACAACCTGGTGTGTCACAGCAGAGACGGCGGCATCTTGGCCGGCTCTTGCCTTTACGTTGGAC tACCCCCCGAAAAACCCGTCAACATCAGCTGTTGGTCCAAGAACATGAAGGACCTCACCTGCACGTGGGCGCCAGGGACGGAAGGGGAGACCTTCCTGCACACCAACTACACCCTCAAGTACAAGCTCAG GTGGTACGGCCGAGACAACACCTGCCAGGAATACCACACGGCCGGGCCCTACTCCTGCCATATCCCCAAGGACCTGGCACTCTTCACGCCCTACGAGATCTGGGTGGAAGCATCCAACCGCCTGGGGGTGGCCGTCTCCGACGTCGTCATGTTGGACATCCTCGACGTGG TCACCACGGACCCGCCGTTGGACGTGCACGTCAGCCGGGTGGGCGACCTGGAGGACCAGCTGAGCGTGCGCTGGAGCTCCCCGCCGGCGCTCAAGGATTTCCTCTTCCAAGCCAAGTACCAGATCCAGTACCGGGTGGAGGACAGCTCGGAGTGGAAG GTCGTGGATGATGTGGGCAACCAAACCTCCTGCCGCCTGGCCGGCCTCCGCCCCGGCACTGTCTACTTCGTCCAGGTGCGCTGTAATCCCTTCGGCATCTACGGCTCCAAGAAAGCCGGCATCTGGAGCGACTGGAGCAACCCCACCGCCGCCTCCACCCCGCGCAGCG AGCGAGCGGCGGGGGGCTGCGACCCCAAAGGGGGGGAGCAAAACACGACGCTGCGGCGGGAGCTGAAGCAGTTCTTCGGGTGGGTGAAGAAGCACGCCTACGGCTGC
- the CRLF1 gene encoding cytokine receptor-like factor 1 isoform X2 codes for MPPLPLLLLLLCPRPPRAGATAYPAVISPQDPTLLIGSSLVATCTVSPDFHLKAEDLYWTLNGRRLPAALSTPLGPTTLSVALTHLNGSKQQSGDNLVCHSRDGGILAGSCLYVGLPPEKPVNISCWSKNMKDLTCTWAPGTEGETFLHTNYTLKYKLRWYGRDNTCQEYHTAGPYSCHIPKDLALFTPYEIWVEASNRLGVAVSDVVMLDILDVVTTDPPLDVHVSRVGDLEDQLSVRWSSPPALKDFLFQAKYQIQYRVEDSSEWKVVDDVGNQTSCRLAGLRPGTVYFVQVRCNPFGIYGSKKAGIWSDWSNPTAASTPRSERAAGGCDPKGGEQNTTLRRELKQFFGWVKKHAYGCSNLGIKLYDQWRVWLQKSHKARNQVGASRR; via the exons ATGCCGCCCctcccgctgctgctgctgctgctctgcccgCGCCCCCCCCGCGCCGGAGCCACCGCCT ACCCCGCCGTGATTTCCCCCCAGGACCCGACGCTGCTGATCGGCTCCTCGCTGGTCGCCACGTGCACGGTCAGCCCCGACTTTCACCTGAAAGCCGAGGACCTGTACTGGACGCTGAACGGCCGGCGCCTGCCCGCCGCCCTCTCCACGCCGTTGGGTCCCACCACGCTCAGCGTTGCCCTCACCCACCTCAACGGCTCCAAGCAGCAGTCGGGGGACAACCTGGTGTGTCACAGCAGAGACGGCGGCATCTTGGCCGGCTCTTGCCTTTACGTTGGAC tACCCCCCGAAAAACCCGTCAACATCAGCTGTTGGTCCAAGAACATGAAGGACCTCACCTGCACGTGGGCGCCAGGGACGGAAGGGGAGACCTTCCTGCACACCAACTACACCCTCAAGTACAAGCTCAG GTGGTACGGCCGAGACAACACCTGCCAGGAATACCACACGGCCGGGCCCTACTCCTGCCATATCCCCAAGGACCTGGCACTCTTCACGCCCTACGAGATCTGGGTGGAAGCATCCAACCGCCTGGGGGTGGCCGTCTCCGACGTCGTCATGTTGGACATCCTCGACGTGG TCACCACGGACCCGCCGTTGGACGTGCACGTCAGCCGGGTGGGCGACCTGGAGGACCAGCTGAGCGTGCGCTGGAGCTCCCCGCCGGCGCTCAAGGATTTCCTCTTCCAAGCCAAGTACCAGATCCAGTACCGGGTGGAGGACAGCTCGGAGTGGAAG GTCGTGGATGATGTGGGCAACCAAACCTCCTGCCGCCTGGCCGGCCTCCGCCCCGGCACTGTCTACTTCGTCCAGGTGCGCTGTAATCCCTTCGGCATCTACGGCTCCAAGAAAGCCGGCATCTGGAGCGACTGGAGCAACCCCACCGCCGCCTCCACCCCGCGCAGCG AGCGAGCGGCGGGGGGCTGCGACCCCAAAGGGGGGGAGCAAAACACGACGCTGCGGCGGGAGCTGAAGCAGTTCTTCGGGTGGGTGAAGAAGCACGCCTACGGCTGC